TTCGTTGGAGTGGTTTATGCGATTCCACTCTTCTTTCTTTTGAAGGACAAACCATTGGTCGCTGGAGAGACCACGGCGAAACCTTCGGTGGGTAGTGCGGTGACGGAGTTGCTGACCAACAAGTATTTCATCATGCTGGTGCTTTATTTTACTCTGCCGGCGCTGGCTGGATGGGTGATCAAAGATTGGATGCCCGCGATTTTGAAAAGTCAGTTCAATATCGGTCAGGGGAAGGCGGGGGTTTCGGCGACCTTGTATGTCAACATTGCCTCGCTCGCGGGTGCTGTAATTGGTGGGATACTAGCGGATCGGTGGATGAAAAAGACGATTCGCGGTCGGATATATATCAGCGCCATCGGGATGTGCTTTCTCGTGCCGGCCTTGTTCGGCGTCGGCAATGCCAACACCTTGTTGGTCGCGATTTGTTTCCTGGCATTGTTTGGCCTGGGCTGGGGATTTTTTGACTGCAACAACATGCCGATTCTCTGTCAGATCGTGCGGCCAGAGTTGAGGGCGACGGGATATGGCATCATGAACCTGGTGAGCATCAGTTGTGGAGGGTTCGCGGACTGGGGCTTTGGCGTGATGCGTGATGGCGGGGTGGCTCTCAATGTGATCTTCGGTGCGTTCGCCAGTGTGTGTGTCTTGTCGGCGGTGCTGGTGTTGCTGATCAAACCGAAGGCCAATCTAAATTAAGGATGTCTATGCAAACATCATTACTGAAGGGCATTGTTCCGCCGGTCATTACGCCGTTAAAATCGCGTGACGAGCTGGATGTGGGGGGACTGGAGAAGGTCATTGAACATCTCTTGTCGGGTGGTGTGCATGGGGTGTTTGCGTTGGGCACGACGGGAGAGTTTGCCAGCTTGAGCGAGGAGATGAAGCGGGATGTGGTCACGCATGTATGCCGCGAAATTAAAGGAAGAGTTACAGTTCTGGTGGGGATCACCCACACCTCTCCAGCAGACAGCTTAAAGCTTGCGAGATATGCTGCGGATCAGGGAGCACATGCACTGGTGCTATCAACGCCCTATTACTTTGCATTGAGTCAGGTGGAACTGCTGGAATATTTCGAGAAGATGGTTCCGCAACTGCCTTTGCCGGTCTATCTGTATAACATTCCCGCCTGCACCAAAGTGAGCATCGAGATTGACACGGCACGCAGGGCTCTTGAGCTGCCGAATGTGGTGGGATTCAAAGACAGCTCAGGGAACATGGGGTATTTCCAGCAACTGCTGCAGTTGCAAAACGAAAGCAACGCGTGGTCGTTATTGATGGGCCCGGAGGAACTGGTTGGCGAGGCGGTGTTGATGGGTGCCCAGGGTGGGGTGTGCGGAGGAGCGAATCTGTTTCCACGTTTGTTCGTGAACTTGTATGAAGCGGCTGAGCGCGGTGATGTAGCCGAAGTGAAGCGGTTGCAGCAGGTGGTGATGAATCTGGCGTCAACGCTGTATAGGACGGGCTCTTACGGATCCAGTTTCGTGAAAAGTTTGAAGTGTGCGATGAGCCTGTTGGGTCTTTGTGAAGACGCGATGGCGGGTCCATTTGAGAAGTTTGATGGCGAACATCGTCAGAGGGTGGCGAAGGTGCTCGATGAATTGGATATCAATTTAATCAGAGCGACGTCGGGACCGGTTTAATTTTCGAGGGGGAACGTCATGAAATCAAAGAAGACCATCCAACTAATCGCCAGCGGTGACCTGCGGCTTTCTGCCAATCAAACCTGTTGGGCTGCCCAGGAGGCAATGGAGGCGCTATTGGTCGAAGCGGTTGAGTCAGAAGGTTATCAAGTGGTTCGCGGCCATGCCTATGACAAGAAGTTGAAGCACGGGTTTATTGCAAGTCAGCGGGAAGGGATGGAAGTCTTTCGGAGGCTAGATCCGAAAGCGCCCTTGATCGTGGCCGAGGCAGTGTGGCAATACTCCCATCATGTTCTTGCGGGCTTAACGACCCACAGAGGTCCCATTCTGACGGTGGCCAACTGGAGTGGCCAATGGCCGGGGTTGGTGGGCATGTTGAATCTAAATGGTTCATTGACCAAGGCCGGGGTGAAGTATTCGACTTTGTGGAGTGAGGATTTCACTGACGACTTTTTCAAGAGGAAACTTAAGGCATGGTTGAAGGAGGGCAGGGTGCAGCATGATTTGAGTCATGTGCGAGCCTTGAACGAATGCACCGCCCCAATCAGGGCGCGTTCTCTGGGCAGATCGCTGGCGAAGCAGTTGCGCGAGGACAAGGCGATCATGGGTGTGTTTGATGAGGGTTGCATGGGCATGTTTAACGCGATCATTCCAGATCAGGTTTTGCATTCGACTGGGGTGTTCAAGGAGAGGATGAGCCAGTCATCGCTGTATCATGAAGTCACGCAGACCCGTCATGAAGAGGCGGAAGTGGTGTTGTCATGGTTGATGAAGAAGGGGATGAAGTTCCATTTTGGAGACGATCATACGACGCTGTTGACGCGGGCTCAGGTGCTTTTGCAGTGCAAGATGTATGTGGCGGCATTGCGACTGGCGGATGATTTTGGATGCGACACCATTGGCATTCAATATCAGCAAGGATTGAAGGATCTTTTGCCGGCCAGTGACTTGGTGGAGGGCATGCTGAACAATGCGGATCGTCCTCCGGTAAGGAGTCGCGATGGCAAGCGGGTGTTGTTCAAAGGGGAGCCACTGGTGCATTTTAATGAAGTGGATGAGTGCGCTGGATTGGATGGATTGATGACCTTGCGGGTGCATCGTGCGTTGGGTCAACCTGTGGAGTCCACGTTGCATGACATTCGCTGGGGTGAGGTTTATGGGGATGAGTATGTGTGGGTGTTGTTGATTAGTGGTGCGGCACCACCAGCCCATTTTGTGGATGGCTGGAAAGGGGCGGATGGGCATCGACAACCTGCGATGTATTTCCCCAACGGCGGCAGCACCTTGCGCGGAGTTTCAAAACCGGGCGAGATCGTCTGGTCGAGGGTGTATGTGCAGGACGAAGGCTTGCATTTGGACATTGGACGTGGACACGTCGTGGAGTTGCCAAACGAGGAGACCGAGCGTCGCTGGCAGATGACGACACCACAATGGCCGATCATGCACGCGGTGCTGAACGGTGTGAGCAGGGATCAGTTGATGGCAAAGCATCAGGCCAATCATATTCAGGTGGCCTATGCGACGGATGCAAACGCGGCGAATCATTGCCTTTACACCAAGGCGTCTTTTGCCCAGGCGTTGGGGATGAAGGTGAATGTGTGCGGTGATCTCGGGTAATTACCGTCGGTCGGAAATTGGCACAAAAAAAGCAATGACAGCCCTGATGGCGGTCATTGCCTTGATGATTTCCCTGGTGTGGCGGCTAGGACGCGCTGATTTTGTTCATGTAGGTCTGCAGCGTCTCCCAAGATTTTGCATATTCCTTCTTCTGATTCAGAATCAGAGCCTTTTCATAAATGACCTTGTTGGGAACCGAGGGAAGCAGGGCCAACTCTTCAAGAACTTGGAGGGCCTCATCAATTCGATCATGGAGCTTGAGGGTTTCATAGAGCTGCAGTCCGCGAGCGATGTCGGTTGGATTCCCCAGATAGAGACGGTTCAATTCATCCACACTCAAGTTACCGGGCGGGGAGGTGGCAAATGGCGGATCCAGATGGTCGAAGGCAATCTTGCAGGCCGACTGGAAGTCGCCTTGCAATGCATGATCCGTGGCGAGCACGCTCCATCCATCGGCGAGCCATGCGGGTTTGTCCTGCAGAGCACGAACCAGCTTAGATCGATCCGCCTTGGCATGCCAGGCCTGAAACAGACTAAGTCGTTCTGCCTTGTTGTAAATGGCCAGTTCTGGATGTTCGGTCAGCAAGGCCTGCAGCTCGCGGGAGAACTCTTCTCCATCAGAGAGGAGCGTGAAGATGAGATGCAACTTGGGATCTTTCAGCGCCATGGCACGCGCATCCGATCGAAGTTCAGGATGGAGCCTGGCAATCTCCATCGCGGAGTAGAAGTAGTTTTGGGATGATGACCTGTCGCGGCGAATCGCTTCGCCATAAGCGGCCATGGCAAAGGGAGGATGATGAATTGCCCAAATCTGGGCTTCCGCTGCGACAAAGCGGGTCAAATATTTTTCCAAGGCCCGGCTCCGGGCAAAGTCGGGCAATGCCTCTTGTGGAGAGTAACCGAGGGCAAGTTTGATTGAGGCCCTTTGAAAATAGATTTCCCAATGCAACGGGCGGATGATCGCAGCGCCGTTGATGAGCTCCAACGCTTCGGCGTTACGATTCTCAATCATCATTTGAGTTGAACCGCGATACAACTGCCTGGCATAAGTATCTGTCGGCATGAGTGGTGTTAGGCGGGCGACACTGATCCATAGGATGGCTGCGGCAAAACAAAACAAAGCCGCCGGGACATGAAGCCATCGTCGGCTTGAAGGCTGGGGTAACAACGAGTGCGGGTTGTATCCCAGCCCGGCCAGAGTGGCAAAGAGCACGGCCAATCCGAGCATGTGTAGCGGAATGTCGACGAGACTCTGGGCAACGATTGCCAATGCCGAGATGGCAGCGGCGTTGCGCAGTCGACGATCACGGCGGTTGTGTTTTTCATTTCTAGGCCGCCATGGGCCGAATTGAATGGCAAGGACGATGATCCCAAGCACCATGCAGAGTGCGGCTGGAACTCCACTTTCAGCGGCGAACCACAGCAGGTCGTTCTCAGGGTGGGAGGCGCGATAGATGGTATTGGGGGCACCATCAAGCATGTTGAAGATGGGATCAAAGTTTCCAATCCCCCAACCCATCCAGGGTGCCTCGGGAATGAGTTTGAGCACTCTTCCAAACAGAGAAAGGCGTCCGTCTGAGGCAAGGGTAGCCACGACATCACCTTCTCCGATAAATCGTTGAATGATTCGCTGGCCAAAGATCAGAAGAAAAGTGGTGCCGATCAGGAACAACGAGGAAAAAAGGGCCATCTTGTGAGCTGACTGACTACGCAAAGTGGCAGTGAGCATCCAACCACCGCATCCGGCAAAAAACATGACCACCCCAAACCGCGAGGTGTTGAGCATCAGGGCGGCAAAACATATGGCAAGACAGATGGCAAACAATACCCACCCGAAGTGTCTGCGTCGAAACGAATCGTAGGTGCAGACAAACGCGAGAATGCCTGTCACCGCACACATGCCTGAAAAGTGATTTCTGTTGGGGAAGGGTCCATATTGAAAGGGCTCAAGGTTGTCCCGAGCCCAGAACGATGGCCCAGCAACATTGCGCAACTTGATCCAGACTGCCAACGCAGCGATGGCCGTTAGACCCACGACCATGGCCCTTAGAATGATGCGGCGCTCGCCATCAGCAAACCCCCGACTGATGACAAATGCCATCCAGACCAAAACCAGGGTCACCAATATCCATTTTTCCGAGCTAGTCCATGGTTGGGGAGAATGGAGGTTTCCTGTATCAATCTGAAAATCCCGTTGCAACGCTTGTCGCCAATCTGGCAGTTCTCCGACCACCGGCAGGGCGAAAGTGAGGCTCAACAGCAGCGCCAGAGCCGGCAGGACCCATACCTTTAGCGGGATTCGCCCTATTGGAGGCATGAGCAAAATGCACGTTCCCACCAGCAGCGCCAACGTTGCCAGCGCCCAAGGAGCTCTGGCTCCACAGGTCAATACCGTGACCACCGGCACGGCAGCCACCAGCAGCAGCTTCCATACTGAAGTCGTGCCGGAAAGCGACTCACTTGAAAGGGCGTCGGTGTCAGCAGCAACGATGTCGCGATCTTTTTTTGGAAGAGAGCTGGAGATGGATTCTGAATTCACAAAGAGGTATTTTAATGAAGTGCATTGATCGGCTGTATGGCCGCTTCAGTCGGGATTGCATGAAGGCGGCTTGTGCAGCTTTCGCCCCATTTTTCCTGAGCCAGGCTCAAGACAATGGTGAACAAGTCGGTGCGCGCCCTCCAAAGAGGTTCTGCATCCTCGGGTCCCGGAAAATATAGCGTCACCATGCGGTCGTTGGAAAGCGTCAACACCGACGGTTTGAATCCAGGCCGGGGATCAGGGCTGAGTCCAACCCGGTCAATCGTATGCATCAGCAAGGTTTCAAACTCATCACCACTTTTGCAGCGTTCGATTTCCCACTCCAAGACTCTTGTATAAGCATTGGTGAAAAGCATCTGCTGGCGCCTCACCATGGCTTCCTGAAACTGCGCCTTCAGGGTCCTCCAACTACGCACATAGCCGAGATATCGTGCCGCGCTCAAGGCGAGGAGGAACACCACCGCTCCGACAATGGGAAGAGAAATCCCGCGACTCCACAGGACGGAGATGCCCATCAGACTAAGCACCAGGCACACACTGTAGAGAGCCACCAATGCTTTGGCCTTGCTAAACCCGAGCACCATCAGGCGATGATGAATGTGCTCAGCATCGGCCCGAAAAATTGGCACCCCGCGAACCGCGCGTCTGATGATGGCAAATAGCGTGTCAAGAATGGGCACCCCCAAGGCGATCAGCATGACCAGAAGACCCGCCATCACCGCCCCTTTGTTGGAGCTGACCAGCGACACGGAAGCGACAAAAAATCCTATCAGATAGGCTCCCCCATCTCCTAGAAAGATCCGCGCCGGAGGAAAATTGAAGATGAGAAAACCTGCAAGGGCACCCGCCATGACCGTCGACATCAACACCACATCAGCCATGTTCGCAAAATGGCCAATGAACGCCAGGGTCACGCAGAGGAACATTCCGAATCCCGTGGCCAACCCGTCCATCCCATCAATGAGGTTGATGATGTTGGGGATCGACACCAGCCATATCACGGTCAATGGCAGGCTCCACCAACCCAGCGAAAAATTTCCGGCACCAAGAGGGTTGGACAACATGTCGATCGAGATGCCCAATGAGTAAAGCACCATGGCCACCCCGATCTGTCCCACCAGCTTAATTCTTGCTCCGAGCGGATGCAGGTCGTCCAGAAAACCCACGATAAAGATCAACACATTGGTGGCGATGATCGGCAGCCACTTATGGGCAAACTCTGGCTGCCGATAAGCGAGGACCACGAACCCTGCCGCGAGCGCGAGCACGATGGGCAGTCCACCCAGTCGTGAAATAGGTTTTTCATGCTGTTTGCGGTAGCTGTCCGGTTTGTCCATCCCAAACTTTCCACCATTACGCAGCAGCAGCCAGGTGGTGGCCGCCGATAAAATCAGTGCGCCGACAAAGAGGAGGGAAATGGTATCAAGTTGCCACATTGGCTTTGGAAAAGGGGTTATCTAAGCAAGCGGTTGATCAGGCATACAAGCGAAATTACAGCTTCATAGCCATAGCTTCGATTTCAGCAACCAGCCGGGGGCACAAATTCTTGAATGCAAACTGACTGGAGTAGTGTTGCAACTCCACGGATGGCGGGCAGGGACCCAATACCAAGGCTTTTTCGAGACACTTCACCATGTTGTCGATGTCCCCATGTCCAGTCCGACGGGCATATTTCGGAAGGTTCAGGGCATCGACCATGTCGCTCCCATGGCTCGGACTTGGACCGACGAACAAAAAGGGAAGGCCCAGCGATAAAATGTTGTAGATTTTGCAGGGGTGAACGATGCCAACATAAAGATCACCCATGACCACCAGATGCAAATCAGCGGCAGAAAGAGAGGCCGACAGCCGCTCCAATGGCTGATAGGGGAGGCACAGGATGTTTCGCAGCTGATGTTGTTCGGCAAAAAGCTTCACCTTTCGATGTTCACTTCCATCACCAACAAACAGAAAGCAGAGTTCGGAACGTTCGCGCAGTCTTAATGTTGCCTCAAGGAGGGTGTCCAGAGGATGACAGGGGCTGTGATTGCCAGAATACATCACCACAAACTTGTCGGGCAATCCATGTTCACTTCTGAATTCTGCCCGACCGGTTTCGTCAATCCGGAGTTCATGGTCGTTCGCCCACGGTGGCTCCACTCGGATCGCCTCATCAGCCACACCCTTGTCGCGAAGACGCTGCGCCATGAATCGATCCAATACCACGATCCTCGTAGCCTGGTGAAAACTCCAGTTGAGCAGCGTGGACAAACTGCGCTCAATCCAGCTCCCTTGACGGAAAACTCCATTGGCAACGGCCTGATCGGGATTCATGTCCATCAACCAGATCATCGACCGACAGCCGTGCCATCGGGCTGCAAGTGCGCCCAGAACCGAGATCAGGGGAGGCGAAGTCAGACTTACTATGACATCGGGCTTCGATGCAAACACCAGCATCCTCGCGGCATTCAACCAGAACACTCCCGAGTCAACCACACGACGCCAGATCGATCGTTTGCCCAAGCCCGGCGTCCAGATTCGACGGATCTCTATTCCCATCCAGTTCTCTCTGGATGGATAGTGAACCTCGGGGTGGTTGTATCCCCGGTTGGATGCAATCACCGTGACCTCATGACCCTTTCTCACCAACTCTGTTGCCAGTTGTTTGAGATAGACTGCCGTGGCCACTTCGTCAGGATGGAAACACTGATTTAGAAACAAGATTCGCATGGCACAAAATTCGGCACGTCAAAGCAGGCACTCGACAAGGCAAGGCTACACAGACGCCACCCGACCGCGGCGTTTTTTTATCGCCAAAATTTCGAGGAGCATGCCCCAGGAGTCGACCAACAATCGCACCTTTCCACCTGGCGTTTCATGCCAATCAATCGGGAATTCTTCAATAGAACCTCCTGAATCCAACACCGACACCATCAACTCCACATCGAAAGCAAAGCCCCTTGTCTGCAACTGGGGTTGAACCCGACTAAAGAGGTTTCGCTCCACCATTTTGAGGCCACACTGACTGTCATAAACGGCCACGTCTAGCATTTCCGAAACCAACGTTGCGAAGATTCTTCCCATCAGGTGACGCTGCAGAAGACGGTCAACCTTTCGCCCCAGCATCTTCACCCGCGAACCAAAAAAAGCCTGCGCAGTAGTGTTGTTTGATCTTACATGCGCGATCAGACGCGAGACCTCCGATGCCGTGACCGAACCGTCGGCATCGACAAACATCAACCAATCCTGCATCTCATGAGCCGCCCAGCTCGCATACACGGCACCTCCTTTACCGACATTCTCAGGCAATGCCAGGAGTGGCCGCAAACACAGGAACTTCGGCCGCAATTCATCCACCACAGCCTTCATCCGGGTTACTTCAGTGGCACCACTGCCGTCATCAACGACCAGCACCGCCACCCCTCCCAGGCGATCCATTTCCCGCACCAACTCGGCCAGAAAACTTGGGATGCGCTGGCTTTCGCGAAAGCAGGGGACTACCAGATGAACGGTGTGAGCAGATGTCATTGAGACTAGTTTGAGCTTTTTCCGCTTTCCATCTCCAGGATCTTAAGTCGGATGTCAGCAAAATAGCGCTGTTTAAGCCGGTTAAAAATCCAGCCTCGATAACCATCCAAAAATCCTTTTTTGGCGAGGTAAGCCATAAGGAAGTAAAAGGTCCCCAGCCACCATTTGTCGAGATGGCGATATTTGAATCGCTGACGGGTATTGAGTTTTGCCCAGTCTTCCGCTGAAGCTTGCCTTTTGAACCACTGGTAGCGATTGGCCTCCCAAGTGGAATACTCATTGTGTCGGGCAAAGTAATTCTCCAAACCTCGGTAGTCGTAGTGTTCGAGTCGTGTGCGGAGTTCTCCAACGGAACCCTGCAACACCGGGTGTTCATGAATTTCCATGTCCAAACGGCTCCAAAACTCTTCTGGAAACCGCTCGTATTCTCCATGTCCCACCCGGAAGAGCGACAGCTTGTGAAACACATCACCATGATGGAGCGGACGTCCCATGAACCAATTGGTAAAAGAAATCCAGAATCCTGAATGAGTGGTATTCGGCAGCGTCTTCCCAAGCTCATTCACCATGGCGGTGTTCATCCTTTCATCCGCATCCAGAAACAGCACCCATGGATGTTTGAAAACATGGTTTCGAAGCGCCCAGTTACGTTTTTTCGGAAACCCTCCGTCCCATTCAAAGCGCAACACCGTAGCACCCGCCGCCCGCGCAATTTCGACCGTCCTGTCAGAACTTCCCGAGTCCACCACCACCACCTCATCAAACTCTCCCAAACTCGCCAGGCAATCAGGCAAGTTCTTTTCCTCATTGCGCACAGGGATGCAGATGGAAACAGGCAATGACATGCGAGTGCGAATCCGTTAAACTAACATTTCCAACTTTGACCGTGTTCCCCGAACATCGGAAGGTCTATCTATGACCTATTTCTTTGGCCGGGTTTCCAGCGACGATGATCGAATCTGACACGTTTTTGACGACCACTGAACGAGCGCCAACGACCGCCCGCTCTCCAATAATTACTCCAGGTCCGATGAAAGCGTCAGCACAGATCCAGACATCATTTTGCACCGTGATGGGGGCTTTGATCAAGGGCATTGATGCATCCGTGAAGTCATGCGAACCGCCACAAAGATGGGCCCGTTGGGAAATGGTCACATTTTGTCCTATTTTGAGAGGCCCCAGATTGTAAACACAAACATCAAACCCAATTGCGCTCCAATCCCCAATCTCCAAGTTCCAGGGAATGAACACCTTTGCCGTCGGATGGATATGCACCTGATCGCCAACTTTGGCCCCAAAACAACGGAGCATGAAGCGTCGCCACCCCCATAGAAGACGGGGGCTGAATCGATACAAAGGATGCACAAAGCTCCATAGAGCTCGGGCCAGCAATTCATTCCTGGTCCACTTGCGACTGGACCGATTCGATTGAATACCCGATGAAGACGTGTTCATGGTGAAAACGGATTGACGCCATA
This is a stretch of genomic DNA from Phragmitibacter flavus. It encodes these proteins:
- a CDS encoding MFS transporter; its protein translation is MTLIQPPISVSRYAWFVLALLWPVALLNYMDRQMMAAMKESLMGDIAGLDSEAKWGLLPAVFKWVYAGLSPFGGYLADRFSKKVVITVSLFVWSAITWATGHAVTYDQLIWSRAIMGVSEACYIPAALALIADYHVGPTRSRAIGIHQMAIYVGVMIGGFSGYAADAPSLGWRWAFDAVGFVGVVYAIPLFFLLKDKPLVAGETTAKPSVGSAVTELLTNKYFIMLVLYFTLPALAGWVIKDWMPAILKSQFNIGQGKAGVSATLYVNIASLAGAVIGGILADRWMKKTIRGRIYISAIGMCFLVPALFGVGNANTLLVAICFLALFGLGWGFFDCNNMPILCQIVRPELRATGYGIMNLVSISCGGFADWGFGVMRDGGVALNVIFGAFASVCVLSAVLVLLIKPKANLN
- a CDS encoding dihydrodipicolinate synthase family protein; translated protein: MQTSLLKGIVPPVITPLKSRDELDVGGLEKVIEHLLSGGVHGVFALGTTGEFASLSEEMKRDVVTHVCREIKGRVTVLVGITHTSPADSLKLARYAADQGAHALVLSTPYYFALSQVELLEYFEKMVPQLPLPVYLYNIPACTKVSIEIDTARRALELPNVVGFKDSSGNMGYFQQLLQLQNESNAWSLLMGPEELVGEAVLMGAQGGVCGGANLFPRLFVNLYEAAERGDVAEVKRLQQVVMNLASTLYRTGSYGSSFVKSLKCAMSLLGLCEDAMAGPFEKFDGEHRQRVAKVLDELDINLIRATSGPV
- a CDS encoding fucose isomerase, with protein sequence MKSKKTIQLIASGDLRLSANQTCWAAQEAMEALLVEAVESEGYQVVRGHAYDKKLKHGFIASQREGMEVFRRLDPKAPLIVAEAVWQYSHHVLAGLTTHRGPILTVANWSGQWPGLVGMLNLNGSLTKAGVKYSTLWSEDFTDDFFKRKLKAWLKEGRVQHDLSHVRALNECTAPIRARSLGRSLAKQLREDKAIMGVFDEGCMGMFNAIIPDQVLHSTGVFKERMSQSSLYHEVTQTRHEEAEVVLSWLMKKGMKFHFGDDHTTLLTRAQVLLQCKMYVAALRLADDFGCDTIGIQYQQGLKDLLPASDLVEGMLNNADRPPVRSRDGKRVLFKGEPLVHFNEVDECAGLDGLMTLRVHRALGQPVESTLHDIRWGEVYGDEYVWVLLISGAAPPAHFVDGWKGADGHRQPAMYFPNGGSTLRGVSKPGEIVWSRVYVQDEGLHLDIGRGHVVELPNEETERRWQMTTPQWPIMHAVLNGVSRDQLMAKHQANHIQVAYATDANAANHCLYTKASFAQALGMKVNVCGDLG
- a CDS encoding O-antigen ligase family protein, whose product is MNSESISSSLPKKDRDIVAADTDALSSESLSGTTSVWKLLLVAAVPVVTVLTCGARAPWALATLALLVGTCILLMPPIGRIPLKVWVLPALALLLSLTFALPVVGELPDWRQALQRDFQIDTGNLHSPQPWTSSEKWILVTLVLVWMAFVISRGFADGERRIILRAMVVGLTAIAALAVWIKLRNVAGPSFWARDNLEPFQYGPFPNRNHFSGMCAVTGILAFVCTYDSFRRRHFGWVLFAICLAICFAALMLNTSRFGVVMFFAGCGGWMLTATLRSQSAHKMALFSSLFLIGTTFLLIFGQRIIQRFIGEGDVVATLASDGRLSLFGRVLKLIPEAPWMGWGIGNFDPIFNMLDGAPNTIYRASHPENDLLWFAAESGVPAALCMVLGIIVLAIQFGPWRPRNEKHNRRDRRLRNAAAISALAIVAQSLVDIPLHMLGLAVLFATLAGLGYNPHSLLPQPSSRRWLHVPAALFCFAAAILWISVARLTPLMPTDTYARQLYRGSTQMMIENRNAEALELINGAAIIRPLHWEIYFQRASIKLALGYSPQEALPDFARSRALEKYLTRFVAAEAQIWAIHHPPFAMAAYGEAIRRDRSSSQNYFYSAMEIARLHPELRSDARAMALKDPKLHLIFTLLSDGEEFSRELQALLTEHPELAIYNKAERLSLFQAWHAKADRSKLVRALQDKPAWLADGWSVLATDHALQGDFQSACKIAFDHLDPPFATSPPGNLSVDELNRLYLGNPTDIARGLQLYETLKLHDRIDEALQVLEELALLPSVPNKVIYEKALILNQKKEYAKSWETLQTYMNKISAS
- a CDS encoding MraY family glycosyltransferase is translated as MWQLDTISLLFVGALILSAATTWLLLRNGGKFGMDKPDSYRKQHEKPISRLGGLPIVLALAAGFVVLAYRQPEFAHKWLPIIATNVLIFIVGFLDDLHPLGARIKLVGQIGVAMVLYSLGISIDMLSNPLGAGNFSLGWWSLPLTVIWLVSIPNIINLIDGMDGLATGFGMFLCVTLAFIGHFANMADVVLMSTVMAGALAGFLIFNFPPARIFLGDGGAYLIGFFVASVSLVSSNKGAVMAGLLVMLIALGVPILDTLFAIIRRAVRGVPIFRADAEHIHHRLMVLGFSKAKALVALYSVCLVLSLMGISVLWSRGISLPIVGAVVFLLALSAARYLGYVRSWRTLKAQFQEAMVRRQQMLFTNAYTRVLEWEIERCKSGDEFETLLMHTIDRVGLSPDPRPGFKPSVLTLSNDRMVTLYFPGPEDAEPLWRARTDLFTIVLSLAQEKWGESCTSRLHAIPTEAAIQPINALH
- a CDS encoding glycosyltransferase family 4 protein, with product MRILFLNQCFHPDEVATAVYLKQLATELVRKGHEVTVIASNRGYNHPEVHYPSRENWMGIEIRRIWTPGLGKRSIWRRVVDSGVFWLNAARMLVFASKPDVIVSLTSPPLISVLGALAARWHGCRSMIWLMDMNPDQAVANGVFRQGSWIERSLSTLLNWSFHQATRIVVLDRFMAQRLRDKGVADEAIRVEPPWANDHELRIDETGRAEFRSEHGLPDKFVVMYSGNHSPCHPLDTLLEATLRLRERSELCFLFVGDGSEHRKVKLFAEQHQLRNILCLPYQPLERLSASLSAADLHLVVMGDLYVGIVHPCKIYNILSLGLPFLFVGPSPSHGSDMVDALNLPKYARRTGHGDIDNMVKCLEKALVLGPCPPSVELQHYSSQFAFKNLCPRLVAEIEAMAMKL
- a CDS encoding glycosyltransferase, translated to MTSAHTVHLVVPCFRESQRIPSFLAELVREMDRLGGVAVLVVDDGSGATEVTRMKAVVDELRPKFLCLRPLLALPENVGKGGAVYASWAAHEMQDWLMFVDADGSVTASEVSRLIAHVRSNNTTAQAFFGSRVKMLGRKVDRLLQRHLMGRIFATLVSEMLDVAVYDSQCGLKMVERNLFSRVQPQLQTRGFAFDVELMVSVLDSGGSIEEFPIDWHETPGGKVRLLVDSWGMLLEILAIKKRRGRVASV
- a CDS encoding glycosyltransferase family 2 protein, encoding MSLPVSICIPVRNEEKNLPDCLASLGEFDEVVVVDSGSSDRTVEIARAAGATVLRFEWDGGFPKKRNWALRNHVFKHPWVLFLDADERMNTAMVNELGKTLPNTTHSGFWISFTNWFMGRPLHHGDVFHKLSLFRVGHGEYERFPEEFWSRLDMEIHEHPVLQGSVGELRTRLEHYDYRGLENYFARHNEYSTWEANRYQWFKRQASAEDWAKLNTRQRFKYRHLDKWWLGTFYFLMAYLAKKGFLDGYRGWIFNRLKQRYFADIRLKILEMESGKSSN
- a CDS encoding putative colanic acid biosynthesis acetyltransferase, with the translated sequence MNTSSSGIQSNRSSRKWTRNELLARALWSFVHPLYRFSPRLLWGWRRFMLRCFGAKVGDQVHIHPTAKVFIPWNLEIGDWSAIGFDVCVYNLGPLKIGQNVTISQRAHLCGGSHDFTDASMPLIKAPITVQNDVWICADAFIGPGVIIGERAVVGARSVVVKNVSDSIIVAGNPAKEIGHR